The following proteins come from a genomic window of Mariniflexile sp. TRM1-10:
- a CDS encoding shikimate dehydrogenase family protein, producing MNKLGLLGRNISYSFSRAYFKEKFEKEEITNTTYENFDIESIDLFPSIINNTEGLKGLNVTIPYKQEVMPFLDKINKKAKAIGAVNTIKITKKGKLVGYNTDCYGFKKSLKPYLQPHHKNALILGTGGASKAIAYTFKKLGITYHYVSRKQSEGVSFTYDSLTKDIIKNHQIIVNSTPLGTFPNIENCPNIPYNAITNDHILFDLIYNPEETKFLKLGKAQQAITINGLNMLKLQAEKAWSIWNLH from the coding sequence ATGAATAAACTAGGGCTTTTAGGTAGAAATATCTCCTACTCATTTTCAAGAGCATACTTTAAGGAAAAGTTTGAAAAAGAAGAAATCACCAATACGACTTACGAAAATTTCGATATAGAAAGCATCGATTTATTTCCATCAATAATAAACAACACCGAAGGTTTAAAAGGATTGAATGTTACCATACCTTATAAGCAAGAAGTGATGCCTTTTCTTGATAAAATTAACAAAAAGGCCAAAGCCATTGGTGCTGTAAACACTATAAAAATCACAAAAAAAGGCAAATTAGTTGGCTATAATACCGATTGTTATGGGTTTAAAAAATCCTTAAAACCCTATCTACAACCACATCATAAAAACGCATTAATTCTAGGCACAGGCGGTGCCAGTAAAGCCATTGCTTATACGTTTAAAAAATTAGGCATTACCTACCACTATGTTTCCAGAAAACAATCTGAGGGGGTTAGTTTCACTTATGACTCGCTTACCAAAGATATCATTAAAAACCATCAAATTATTGTAAATAGTACACCGTTAGGCACATTTCCTAATATAGAAAACTGCCCTAATATTCCTTATAATGCTATTACCAACGACCATATTTTGTTCGATTTAATTTATAATCCTGAAGAAACCAAATTTTTAAAATTAGGCAAAGCACAACAAGCAAT
- a CDS encoding DUF368 domain-containing protein yields MQRRIKDYAVISLKGLAMGAADAIPGVSGGTIAFISGIYEELVSTISNVNASLFKTLFNKGFVAFWSQANGNFVLALLSGIIISYVSFMKLAKYLLESHPILIWSFFFGLIIASIYFVGKQITKWNLAAIIAFIIGAGIAFYITMLPAFSTNNSPYFLFVAGAIAICAMILPGISGSFILIILGAYKTLSDAIHDIDIKKIAIFVAGAIIGLLSFSHVLKWLFKHYHNITLALLTGFILGSLNKVWPWKKTLTWHTDPKGIMSPVLQESVSPFSFQGESMLAFAFLLMIFGFLTIFILEKVGSKKQ; encoded by the coding sequence ATGCAAAGACGTATTAAAGACTATGCCGTCATTTCTCTTAAAGGGTTAGCCATGGGTGCTGCCGATGCCATTCCAGGTGTATCGGGTGGTACTATTGCTTTTATTTCTGGTATTTATGAAGAATTGGTTTCTACCATAAGTAATGTGAATGCGTCACTTTTTAAAACCCTTTTTAATAAAGGTTTTGTAGCATTTTGGAGTCAGGCTAATGGAAATTTTGTTTTAGCATTATTAAGCGGTATTATAATTAGTTATGTTTCGTTTATGAAACTTGCTAAATATTTATTGGAAAGCCATCCTATATTAATTTGGTCATTCTTTTTTGGGTTAATTATAGCTAGTATCTATTTTGTTGGTAAACAAATTACAAAATGGAATTTAGCTGCTATTATTGCTTTTATTATTGGTGCTGGCATTGCCTTTTATATTACAATGCTTCCTGCATTCTCCACTAACAATAGCCCATATTTTCTTTTTGTTGCTGGTGCCATTGCTATTTGCGCCATGATTTTACCTGGAATTTCTGGATCTTTTATTTTAATAATTCTTGGAGCTTATAAAACCTTAAGCGATGCCATTCATGACATCGATATAAAAAAAATAGCAATTTTTGTTGCTGGTGCAATTATTGGTTTATTAAGTTTTAGCCACGTTTTAAAATGGCTTTTTAAACACTATCATAATATCACTTTAGCGCTACTTACTGGATTTATTTTAGGATCATTAAATAAAGTATGGCCATGGAAAAAAACGTTAACATGGCATACTGATCCTAAGGGAATAATGAGTCCCGTACTTCAAGAAAGTGTTTCTCCTTTTTCATTTCAAGGAGAAAGCATGCTAGCATTTGCATTCCTTTTAATGATTTTTGGATTTTTAACTATTTTTATTCTTGAGAAGGTAGGTTCTAAAAAACAATAA
- a CDS encoding tetratricopeptide repeat protein encodes MEFSHDDNNDLPLTKFESMLKTNHVLFFDSEEFENIIHHYLNQGKIALAKKAIKLGLDQHPTSINLRLFKVEIYVFEDKLIEADTLLSELYNLDPMNEEIYIQKANIFSKKDDHEQAIQVLKKALELTDDVVDLYSLIGMEYLFLDQFEEAKEYFMKCLEEDIEDYSALYNIIYCFEFLNQTEDAIEYLNIFLDKNPYCEVAWHQLGKQYYTLKNYKKALAAFDFAIISDDTFVGAYIERGKVLEKLKRFEEAIENYTITLKLDEPTSFALLRIGFCYEKLRKDDLAVQYYYKTVHEDPLLDKGWIAITRYYNRKRNYQKALYYINKAINIDSENVTYWKLYSQISQRLNLFEEAERGFKKTLELGNYELSTWLSRGDLLIKLGEPEAAIFNFEQAVEFYPENAELEYRLAGLYFSLNENDKGIFHLKNGLSYNEEYTFIIDELFPEVANKILVKNLLKTNQ; translated from the coding sequence ATGGAGTTTAGTCATGATGACAATAACGATTTACCATTAACCAAGTTTGAATCGATGCTAAAAACAAACCATGTTTTATTCTTCGATTCCGAAGAATTTGAAAACATCATTCACCACTACCTTAATCAAGGTAAAATTGCTTTGGCCAAAAAGGCCATAAAATTAGGTTTAGACCAACACCCAACCTCAATTAATTTAAGACTTTTTAAAGTTGAGATTTATGTGTTTGAAGATAAACTTATTGAAGCAGACACGTTATTGAGCGAACTTTATAATTTAGACCCGATGAATGAAGAAATCTACATTCAAAAGGCTAATATTTTTTCTAAAAAGGATGACCACGAACAGGCTATTCAAGTATTAAAAAAAGCACTGGAACTTACTGATGATGTAGTCGATTTATACTCACTTATTGGAATGGAATACTTATTTCTGGATCAATTTGAAGAAGCCAAAGAATACTTCATGAAATGTTTAGAGGAAGATATTGAAGATTATTCGGCTCTATACAACATCATCTATTGTTTTGAATTTTTAAACCAAACAGAGGATGCTATCGAATATCTAAATATATTTTTAGATAAAAACCCCTATTGTGAAGTGGCATGGCATCAATTAGGAAAACAATATTACACCCTTAAAAATTATAAAAAAGCATTAGCAGCATTCGATTTTGCTATCATTTCAGACGACACTTTTGTGGGTGCCTATATAGAACGCGGTAAAGTGCTGGAAAAGCTAAAACGCTTTGAAGAAGCCATAGAAAACTACACCATTACCTTAAAACTAGATGAACCTACATCGTTTGCACTATTACGAATTGGTTTCTGCTACGAAAAATTAAGAAAGGATGATCTAGCTGTCCAATATTACTATAAAACGGTACATGAAGACCCTTTATTAGACAAAGGCTGGATTGCCATAACACGTTATTACAACAGAAAGCGAAACTACCAAAAAGCATTATACTATATTAATAAAGCCATTAATATTGATTCTGAAAATGTAACCTATTGGAAATTATATTCTCAAATCAGCCAACGCCTAAACCTTTTTGAAGAAGCCGAACGCGGATTTAAAAAAACATTAGAGCTAGGCAATTATGAGCTAAGCACGTGGTTGTCTCGTGGTGATTTATTAATTAAATTGGGTGAACCCGAAGCGGCAATTTTTAATTTTGAACAAGCTGTCGAGTTTTATCCAGAAAATGCCGAATTAGAATATCGTTTGGCTGGTTTATATTTTTCTTTAAACGAAAACGACAAAGGGATATTCCATTTAAAAAACGGCTTAAGTTACAACGAAGAATATACTTTTATAATTGACGAGCTATTCCCTGAAGTTGCCAATAAAATACTTGTTAAAAATTTACTAAAAACAAATCAATAG
- a CDS encoding DUF368 domain-containing protein: MESTRTFKDKIFLILKGLGMGAANKVPGISGGVVAFVAGFYEEFIYSLKKVNRKAFKLLINGRFKSFYNYINGRFLSLLLFGMVVSYFSISKVLDYFIKYYELYIWSVFFGMIIGSIYYINKDFKDWNYKTYTSLALGILIGLSISFLSPAKENDNLWFVFFCGIISVSGMTLPGFSGSFILILLGNYVLLLVDSVNALFDTFYEVLGGDFGFINNAERIRMLKVLAIFTLGSVAGLVTFSHILSYILKRYKSITLSAIIGFIIGSLGVVWPWKKTIYKLAEDGTHVLDSTGSKVVLNYKRYMPQLNADTYYAIAFIFLGIAIVLALEYYGQKTRKINE; the protein is encoded by the coding sequence ATGGAAAGCACCAGAACATTCAAAGATAAAATTTTCCTAATTCTTAAAGGATTGGGTATGGGTGCTGCAAATAAAGTGCCCGGTATATCAGGTGGTGTTGTTGCTTTTGTTGCTGGTTTTTACGAAGAATTTATTTATTCTCTCAAAAAAGTAAATAGAAAAGCCTTTAAATTGCTTATCAATGGTCGCTTTAAAAGTTTTTATAATTATATCAATGGTCGCTTTTTAAGCTTACTACTTTTCGGAATGGTTGTAAGCTATTTTAGCATTTCAAAAGTATTGGATTACTTTATTAAGTACTATGAATTGTATATTTGGAGCGTTTTCTTCGGAATGATCATCGGCTCTATTTATTATATAAACAAAGATTTTAAAGATTGGAATTATAAAACCTACACGTCTTTAGCGCTAGGAATTTTAATTGGATTAAGTATCAGTTTTTTAAGTCCTGCAAAAGAAAATGATAATCTTTGGTTTGTATTTTTTTGTGGCATTATAAGTGTTTCGGGCATGACACTTCCCGGGTTTTCAGGTTCTTTTATACTCATCCTTCTAGGGAATTATGTGTTGCTTTTGGTAGATTCCGTAAATGCTTTATTTGATACTTTTTATGAGGTTTTAGGTGGGGATTTTGGGTTTATTAATAATGCAGAACGCATTAGAATGCTAAAAGTACTCGCTATTTTCACATTGGGTTCAGTGGCTGGCTTGGTGACTTTTTCGCATATTTTAAGTTACATTTTAAAACGTTATAAAAGCATTACACTTTCGGCTATTATTGGTTTTATAATTGGATCTTTGGGCGTGGTATGGCCTTGGAAAAAAACCATTTATAAATTAGCCGAAGATGGTACGCATGTATTAGATTCTACTGGATCTAAAGTCGTTTTAAATTATAAAAGGTACATGCCTCAACTCAATGCCGATACTTATTACGCTATCGCTTTTATTTTCCTTGGAATTGCTATAGTTTTGGCACTTGAATATTACGGACAAAAAACCAGAAAAATCAATGAATAA
- a CDS encoding aspartate aminotransferase family protein, which translates to MKSNFYKYQTQTSPHPLAMEVSHANGSYIYDTNNKAYLDFVAGVSATPLGHNHPKVINAIKEQLDKYLHVMVYGEYIQKPAVELAKLLAKNLPYPLENTYLVNSGTEAIEGALKLAKRATGRSEIISAKNAYHGNTMGSMSVMGYEERKQAFRPLLPNVRFITFNNEEDLNHITTKTAGVILETIQGGAGFIEPENGYLEKVRKRCDEVGTLLILDEIQPGIGRTGKLFGFENYNCIPDILVLGKGLGGGMPIGAFTASCKLMNLLQDNPKLGHITTFGGHPVIAASALATLKEITESNLMAQALEKEQLFRKLLVHPLIEDIRGKGLMLAIITPSAEITNTVILQCHDKGLILFWLLFEPKAIRITPPLTISNHEIIEGCSIIIDILNKI; encoded by the coding sequence GTGAAGTCCAATTTCTACAAATACCAAACGCAAACCTCACCACACCCATTAGCTATGGAGGTTTCCCATGCCAATGGGAGTTATATTTACGACACAAATAACAAAGCTTATTTAGATTTTGTTGCTGGTGTTTCGGCAACGCCTTTAGGTCATAACCACCCAAAAGTTATAAATGCCATTAAAGAGCAGCTAGATAAGTATCTACATGTGATGGTTTATGGAGAATACATTCAAAAACCCGCTGTAGAGCTTGCTAAATTATTGGCTAAAAACCTGCCCTACCCTTTAGAAAACACCTATTTGGTTAATTCCGGCACCGAGGCTATTGAAGGCGCTTTAAAATTAGCTAAACGCGCCACGGGTAGAAGTGAAATTATCTCGGCAAAAAATGCTTACCATGGCAACACCATGGGCTCGATGAGCGTTATGGGTTACGAAGAACGAAAACAAGCTTTTAGACCTTTGTTACCAAATGTTCGTTTTATTACTTTCAATAATGAAGAAGATTTAAATCATATTACCACAAAGACCGCTGGTGTTATTTTAGAAACCATTCAAGGTGGTGCTGGCTTTATTGAACCTGAAAATGGGTATCTAGAAAAAGTTAGGAAACGCTGTGACGAAGTTGGTACTCTTTTAATTCTAGACGAAATCCAACCAGGTATTGGCAGAACAGGAAAACTGTTTGGATTTGAAAACTACAACTGTATTCCAGACATTTTAGTTTTGGGCAAGGGTTTAGGTGGCGGTATGCCCATTGGTGCTTTTACAGCCTCCTGTAAATTAATGAATTTGCTTCAAGACAACCCAAAACTAGGCCATATTACAACCTTTGGTGGGCATCCTGTTATTGCTGCATCTGCCCTTGCTACCTTAAAAGAAATAACAGAAAGCAATTTAATGGCGCAAGCCTTAGAAAAAGAACAATTATTCCGTAAGCTTTTAGTACATCCACTCATTGAAGATATTCGAGGAAAAGGACTCATGCTTGCCATCATAACCCCTTCAGCCGAGATAACAAACACCGTAATTTTACAGTGTCATGACAAAGGTTTGATACTCTTTTGGTTACTTTTCGAACCTAAAGCTATCAGAATTACACCACCGCTAACCATCTCAAATCATGAAATTATTGAAGGTTGTTCTATTATTATCGATATTTTAAACAAAATTTAA